The genomic region AGTAGCAGTTTTTCAACTGACCTTCATCTCCTTCCTTTTTCCAAGTAAATCAACAAAAGCTTCAAGTCTCGTGTTAAATCCAGCCTCACCAGTCATTTCATCGACAATTAGACATAAGTATGGTATATCATATTCTTTTTCCACCTGAGGCATAATGCTTTGTGCTACTATTTCTGGCATGCAGGTGAATGGATATACCTGAATTAGTCCATCAAAACCTCTCTTAGCATAATGTATGCCGTAACCAATAGTCTCTCTGGCATGTCCTCCTATCATAGTCTTTAAATATGGTTTAGCCTCTTTTCTAATTTTTGAGTCCATAGTAATATTTAAAGGATTTAAAAATAGGTGTTCTGTAATCCAATGACTTAGTCTTAGGGACTTCTCAATTTCTACTCCCATTTCCCCTAATTTTTTCTCAATATATACATTCACCGAAGGCTCAAGAATTGTATAAATTTCTCCAATAAGACCAACTCTTAATACTTCTCTGCCTGGATCTTCTTCAATTCTTAAAATCTTTTCTTTAGTTTCTTTTATTAGTCTAGAAACTTCCCTATATCCACGAACACCTCTAATTTTCTTATGTAGCTCATCATAATATAAGTCTGCTTCTCCTATGTTTTTCTGTCTTGGTCTCTTGTAATACATTAAATCCTCTAAATCATCTATTTGGTAAAGAACTCGAGTAGCCTTTACTAAAGCATTTATTATTTTATACGGGTTTTTAGTTTTAGTTAATTTATAGATTGAGTCTAATAAACCTTTAAAGTTTCCTTGCGGAGCATCCAATAATATGATTTCTACATCTTCATGCCCCATCTCTTTTAAAATTTCGTTTTGAAGTATTGAATAATACCCAAATCTGCAAGGCCCACAGCTACCGATCATCACAATAGTATTTGCCCCTTCATTAATACTCTCAACAAAGTTTCCAATATTAATTTTAAGTGGAAGGCATATTGATTCAGGGGAATACTTTGTCCCTATATTTAGAGTTTCCTTACTGCAATCTACTGGAACAATTACATCTAAACCTACTTCTTCTAAAAGAACTTTAGTGCCAACATATTGGTTGCCCATGTGCGGAAAGGTCACTTTCATTTCTTTTCCTCCATTCAATCATATCTAAAAATGCTTCTAGACGAGTATTGACCCCCGCTTCCCCTGTATGTTCATCTATAGTTATTAATAGATAGGGAATCTCAGCATCTCTTCTTGCCCTTCTTTCGGATAGATCCTCAATTATCGAATCTATGCCACACCCAAAGGAAGATAGAAATATAATGCCATCAATATCTTTTCTATCAGCTAAATACATGGCAGAGCCCAAAAGTTTTCTACCAAAACTCCAAAACATCTTTTTTGGTAACTGATCAGCAAACTTATTGATTTCATTCATATCTAACATTTCAGGTACAACAACATCTATCTTATTTTCCATAAGTTTATTTATTAAGTTCATAGATCCATAATTGTCAAATACATTGTATGAATGCCCTAATACTGCTATTTTCATTTCCCCAGGTATTTTAATCCTTTTTTGCCTTAAAACTTCATTTATGTGTCCATCAAGAGGTAAATGACCATATCTTACTTTTTCTTTATAGTCCTCGTACGCTTTAAGAGCCTTATCATAGGCCCTAAAGATTTTAATAGGATTTTTAGTAACATAGCTTCCAAATTTATATATAGTTCTTTTTAAGCCTTTTCGTGATTTATTGAAATTTATTTCTATATCAATAAAAGGTGGTAAATTTGGAATTGAATTTCTTACCATCTCAGGTAGCCCACAAAACTTTGGACATATATATTCCTTTTCATAAACACTCATCACCTTAGGAACAAAAATATAATCGACTTTGTCTTTAAGATTTAACACATGTCCATGAAATATTTTAACAGGCAGACAAGCTTCATCTACTGTATTTTTTGTTCCTAAGTCAAGAATTTGTTTGTTTGTAGGACTAGATATAATAACTTCTGCTCCTAACTCCTCATAAAAGGTTTTCCAAAGTGGAAAATAGTCATAGAACCATAGACCTCTTGGTATCCCGATTTTTACTGTCATTAATAAATCCTCCCTTCAGCATTTGTATATTATTGCCTTTTTGTTTTATACATATACTTCAAGATATTGGTAATATTAATCGACCAATAATATATCTCACTGAACGCATTAATGAGAGCTTCTCATAATCCTTATATTTCTGTTTTTCGCTCATTTTCATATATTTATTAAAAATTTGTTCCATCCTCAAACATAACTGTTCATCATAAAGTAGTACATTCATCTCATAGTCTAAGTAGTAGCCTCTCATATTTAGATTTGCAGAACCTACGGATACTACTCTGTTGTCGACTATCATTGATTTAGCATGCATGAATCCATTTTTATACTTATATACTTCAACCCCAGATCTTAATATCTCCTTAAAGAATGACTCATTTAGCCAATCTATTAAAAAGGATTCAGTTTTTTCGGGTATTACAATCTTTACATCAACACCTCTTAATGCTGCAGTTTGAAGGGATTCTAACATAGCATCATTTAATACAAAATATGGTGTTGCAATATATAACCTCCCCCTAGCTGAATTTATTAGTGTAAAGTACATTTGATGTATTTCATGCCACCCTGTATCAAATCCTCCAGCTACCATTTGTACAGGTAAGTAATTCTCCACACTAGTCTTTCCATAGTAATAAATATCAGTAATTTTTTTGTCCGTTACATAATACCAGTCTGCTAAAAATATCTTTTGAAGATAATTAACTGAATCCCCTTCCATTTCCACAATAATATCCTGCCATATTCCTATATTTTTATCTCGATTTAAATACTCATCTCCAATATTTACACCGCCTGTAAAGGCTACTACTCCATCAACGATAATCATCTTTCTATGAGTACGATGATTTAACTTACCAGTGACCAATGACTTAAATACAGTATTGTATGGAACTATTTCTACCCCTACTTCTTTTAATTCATTTATATATTTACGGCTTAATTTAAAGCTTCCTAGGGCATCATAAATAACTCTTACTTCTACCCCCTGCTTTGCTCTATCTATTAAAACAGTTTTTAGTTTCTGACCTATATTATCGTCCCTCATAATATAAAACAAAACGTGAACATGCTTTTCCGCTTTACTTATGGCCTCAATTATTTCGTCAAAATAGTGTTCATTATCACTTATTAAAATTCCGTTATTTTTAAAGGTTGGTGACATGCCAGTGCTTTTCTCAATCAAAGTTGCTATTGATCTATTAAAATCCTCCTTATAAAACTTATCTACTCCCTCTACTTTAGTAAATTCATTTACAGTCCTAATATACTCACTATACTTTTTCTTATATCCATTTAAGTGTCTAGCATTTATTACTATTAAAATTAATGTAAATAAACTTATGACTAATACAATAGAAATCATAGCCTTAATTGTGATTAGCCAAAATCTACTTTGTATATAGCTAGCAGAGAAAAGTAAAATGCCCAAAAAAACTGTTATAAATAGAGCATATGGATAAAAACCTATAAAAACTATTTGTGGAATAACATTGAACAGATTAAAGAAAAAAACGACTAGAAAAACTATAAAAGTTAAAATTATAAATACTTGAATCACAAGACGCACCCCTAATTTTGTAAGTAAACAATTATAGTATTTTCCTAAAAGTGCTATTTATATGTAAAAAACAAAATCCTCACTTTTCAGTGAAGATCCTACTTTTTATTTTCAGTATTTAGTTAGTTCTATTTTTCCTTATTTAAACTTTTAACCGCATTTAAGACTTCTTTACCGATCTTAAAGTCAGGAGCCAACTCAACGGCTCTCCTGGAATATCTCTCTGCTTTATTTAAGTCATCCAAGTTTAAATATGTAATTGCTAGATTACATAAAATACTAGGGTGATTTAAATCGTGCTCTAACGCCTTTTTAAAGTATTTCAACGCCTCTTCAAATTGTCCTTTTTCTAAAAATCTGTTACCTAACCCTTCATAGGCTTCTATAATATTAGTTTTTAACTTTTCATTCTTCTTAAATTCAGGATTTTTTTCTATTAATAATTCAAAATATTTTACTGCTAATTCAAACTGTTCCTGCTTAGTATGTTTTATTGCCATCCATATTAATTGATCTAATTCATCTTGGAGGTTTTCTGGAGAATCATTATTAGTCCTTATTTGATCTCGCATTCTTCTATATGGATTGTTTAGTTTATTCTTTATAGATAACTCAAATAATCTATCCGAAAGTGTCAGGATTTCTTCAAGATTTCTTAGTTTCTTTACATACACTTTATGAATATTTTTAAAGCCAATATAGGCTCCAGCTAAAGTAAGTGCCATACTAGTAACCGTATCTGTATCATCTGCACCTATACAATTATTTAATATCTGTTCAAAATCATTAGGCTGCTTTAAAAAAGCATATAGTGCATAAGGAAGCGACTCTAAGACATAAGCACTACTCCCCCATTTCATTTTCACTTTATCCATATCTTCCTGCTGTTTAATTATCTTTGGTAGAACAATATTAATTCTAGTATAGAGATTCTCTATTTCATCCTCTGTCCTTGACCTATATACTGAGGTTTCGATGCCCTTAATACTATCACCGACAGCACTAATTAAGTCATTAATCTGTTCACTTTCTTTTATAGAGAACGGTTCTAAATTCATTAAATAGGCAATAGAATAGCTTAGGGCAATACTTGATGCAATAGCCATTTGGTCTACATGCGTAATAGTACTCTGAATACCTGCCATAAGCTTAAGTGAATTGTAGTCGCCATAATTGAGAAAGGACACTGGTGCACATCTCATTGCAGCCCCATTACCGGCCGATTCAACTCCACTCTTATACCACTCTAATTTACGGTCCCTGTAATTAATAATGAATTCATTTATAGTTTTTCCTGTTCTAGTTATAGGCTGCCTTATAAAGCGGTTAGCTATATCCTCAGGGTTAAATCCTTGATTAATGATTAAAGACTCTGAAAACAAAATAGTCATTTCTGTATCATCTGAAACGTCTAGAGAAATTGAATGTTTATCACTTTTAAACAAGTTTAATACGTAGTCAATTTCACTACTATTTTGACCTTCTATAAAATTACCAAAGGCATCTCCTAGGGCAAGTCCTACAAATGCACCTCGGATTTTATCTAAATAATCTATATTTGATTTTGGAACCAAATTATTTTTTTCAATTAAATTAGAAAATTTAGGCATATGGATTTCATTAATCAAAAAACTATATAATTGTTCTAATAATTCCAAATACATATTATGCACCTCTTAAACTAATATAATAATTTAAATTAAGTAATTATCCGCACTATCCCTGACTTATTTCATTATGCCCCTTAAGTATATATTATATTAAAATTTACCACATTAAAAGTATCATTCATAACTTGTTATCTAACTATATTGACTTTTATAAATTAAGATGATATATTTTAATAAATTTAATCGATTACCTATGTAATTCTTTAAATTTACCTTTAAATTAGTCCAGAGAGGCTAATAAGGGAGTGTACGCTCCCAATACTAAATAGGGAGGTTTTTTTATGAACTTAACAGGAAGACATCTTATTGACCCTAATGATTTTACTATTGAAGAATTACAAAAAGTTATAGACTTAGGGTTAGATATCTATAACAATCCTTCTAATTACTCAGATATCTGCAGGGGAAAAATTTTGGGTACATTATTTTACGAACCAAGTACACGAACTCGTTTAAGCTTTGAATCCGCAATGCTTAGAATGGGTGGTAGTGTGCTTGGTTTTTCTGATTCAAACACTAGCTCTGTTAGCAAGGGCGAAACTATTGCAGATACAATTAGAGTACTAGATGGGTATGCTGATGTATTAGTTATGAGACATCCTAGAGAGGGTGCCCCTAAACTGGCTTCTGAGTTTTCCTCAGTCCCTGTAATTAATGGGGGAGATGGTGGTCATCAGCATCCAACTCAAACATTGACTGACTTAGTTACTATACAGCATTATAGAGGAAAAATATCCAATCTTAAGGTTGCATTCTGTGGGGACCTATTATTTGGAAGAACTGTGCACTCATTGCTTAAAACTTTAAGTCGTTTTCCACATATAAGCTTTGTTCTTATATCTCCTGAGCAGCTTAAAATACCTTCTCATCTTAGAGATGAAATTATTTCAAACACCAATGTTGAAATTATAGAAACTCAATCACTTGAAGATCATATTAATGAAGTTGACATCTTATATATGACTAGAATCCAAAAGGAAAGATTCTTTAATGAAGAAGAATACGTTAAACTAAAGGATAGCTATGTATTGTGTAAGGATAAATTAAAAAATGCAAAAGAGGATTTATTAATATTACATCCCCTTCCTCGAGTTAATGAAATTAATTATGATGTAGATAGTGATCCTAGGGCTAAATATTTCGAGCAAGCAAAATTAGGGGTCTACGCTAGAATGGCACTTATGGCATTAGTTTTGGGGGTGATTTAGTAATGTTAAAGGTTACTAGTATAGAAAGAGGTATTGTTATAGACCACATTTCATCTGGAAAAGGGCTTAAGATTTTTCAAAAGCTTAGTTTAGACAAATTGAATACCCCTGTAGTTCTATTAATGAATGTACAAAGCAAAGAACTAGGAAAAAAAGATATTATAAAAATCCAAGACTTTATCGACCTTGACCTTAGAATATTAGGTCTTATTGATCCAAACATTACTATTAATATCATTGAAAAAGATCAAATAGTAGAGAAAAAGAAAGTTGAACTCCCACAAAAAGTAAAGGGCCTATTTCAGTGTAAAAATCCTAGATGTATTACATCAATAGATACTTACGTTGAACCAGAGTTTACTTTAGCAAAAAATTCAAGAAGAAAATATAAATGTAGTTATTGTGAGGAGTTAACAGAATATAAACTATAGTAATATAGCGGAGATCATCAATATCTCCGCTATTTTTATTCCTTTGGTAGGAAAACAGTTGCTCTCTCATTACCATTTATTAAATTTGCTAAAATATTTTCTTTTTTACCATTCGCTAAGATCATCGGTATACCATAGCTATTTACGGTTTTTGCTGCTTCGATTTTAGTGGCAATACCGCCTGTTCCAAAACCATTTGTCTCACCAATTTCAATATTCTTTAGTAACTCTACTGGATCAGTTACTATCTCCAAAAACTTTGCGTCTGCATAAACCTTTGGATTTTTATTATATACTCCATCTATATCACTAAATAAAATAAGTAAATCAGCATTCCATAAATTTGCAGTTAATGCCGCTAATGTGTCATTATCTCCAATTTTTATTTCCTCAACGCACACGGTGTCGTTTTCGTTAATTATTGGAATAACTCCTTCATCCACTAAAGTAAATAAAGTGTTTCTAATATTTAATGTTCTACTCCCATAAGAAAAATCATCTCTTGTTAAAAGTAATTGCCCTATATGGATATCATGCTTTTCAAATTCTCTTCTATAGGCGTCCATAAGCTCTACCTGCCCAATTGCACATAAAGCCTGCTTATAATGAATATCTTCTTTTCTTAGCCAACGGCCAATAGTTGATACCCCTGCTATTCTAGCACCAGAAGAAACTATTACGATTTGCTTACCAAGCTTCATAAGATCATTAACTTGTGAACTTAATCTATCTAAAAACTCTTTATTTATTGTACCATCATCGTTAGATAAAGTATTGCTACCTATTTTTATTACAATTTTTCTGCTCTTCTTTAATAACTCTGCTATCATACTCAACCTCTATTCTCTTATTTGTCCATTACCCATAATAGTATACTTAACAGTAACCAATTCGTTTAATCCCATAGGCCCTCTTGCATGCATTTTTTGTGTGCTTATTCCCATTTCTGCACCAAAACCGAATTGAGATCCATCTGTAAATCTAGTAGATGCATTCACATATACTGCCGCCGCATCAACCTCTCTTAGAAATCTATTTGCATTATTTAAATTCTCTGTAACAATTGCTTCCGAATGCTTAGTACCATATTTATTTACATGCTCGATCGCCTCATCGATACTATCTACAATTCTTACAGCAACTATAAAATCTAAATATTCTATAGACCAATCCTCTTCTGTAGCCTCATTCATATTCACTATGGATCGACTTTTCTCACAACCCCTTAGTTCCACCCTATCTGCAATTCTATTATTAAGTTTTGGCAATATCTCATTAGCAATATTTTTGTGAATT from Serpentinicella alkaliphila harbors:
- a CDS encoding CoA protein activase, whose translation is MKVTFPHMGNQYVGTKVLLEEVGLDVIVPVDCSKETLNIGTKYSPESICLPLKINIGNFVESINEGANTIVMIGSCGPCRFGYYSILQNEILKEMGHEDVEIILLDAPQGNFKGLLDSIYKLTKTKNPYKIINALVKATRVLYQIDDLEDLMYYKRPRQKNIGEADLYYDELHKKIRGVRGYREVSRLIKETKEKILRIEEDPGREVLRVGLIGEIYTILEPSVNVYIEKKLGEMGVEIEKSLRLSHWITEHLFLNPLNITMDSKIRKEAKPYLKTMIGGHARETIGYGIHYAKRGFDGLIQVYPFTCMPEIVAQSIMPQVEKEYDIPYLCLIVDEMTGEAGFNTRLEAFVDLLGKRKEMKVS
- a CDS encoding acyl-CoA dehydratase activase-related protein, whose translation is MTVKIGIPRGLWFYDYFPLWKTFYEELGAEVIISSPTNKQILDLGTKNTVDEACLPVKIFHGHVLNLKDKVDYIFVPKVMSVYEKEYICPKFCGLPEMVRNSIPNLPPFIDIEINFNKSRKGLKRTIYKFGSYVTKNPIKIFRAYDKALKAYEDYKEKVRYGHLPLDGHINEVLRQKRIKIPGEMKIAVLGHSYNVFDNYGSMNLINKLMENKIDVVVPEMLDMNEINKFADQLPKKMFWSFGRKLLGSAMYLADRKDIDGIIFLSSFGCGIDSIIEDLSERRARRDAEIPYLLITIDEHTGEAGVNTRLEAFLDMIEWRKRNESDLSAHGQPICWH
- the cls gene encoding cardiolipin synthase: MIQVFIILTFIVFLVVFFFNLFNVIPQIVFIGFYPYALFITVFLGILLFSASYIQSRFWLITIKAMISIVLVISLFTLILIVINARHLNGYKKKYSEYIRTVNEFTKVEGVDKFYKEDFNRSIATLIEKSTGMSPTFKNNGILISDNEHYFDEIIEAISKAEKHVHVLFYIMRDDNIGQKLKTVLIDRAKQGVEVRVIYDALGSFKLSRKYINELKEVGVEIVPYNTVFKSLVTGKLNHRTHRKMIIVDGVVAFTGGVNIGDEYLNRDKNIGIWQDIIVEMEGDSVNYLQKIFLADWYYVTDKKITDIYYYGKTSVENYLPVQMVAGGFDTGWHEIHQMYFTLINSARGRLYIATPYFVLNDAMLESLQTAALRGVDVKIVIPEKTESFLIDWLNESFFKEILRSGVEVYKYKNGFMHAKSMIVDNRVVSVGSANLNMRGYYLDYEMNVLLYDEQLCLRMEQIFNKYMKMSEKQKYKDYEKLSLMRSVRYIIGRLILPIS
- a CDS encoding ADP-ribosylglycohydrolase family protein; translated protein: MYLELLEQLYSFLINEIHMPKFSNLIEKNNLVPKSNIDYLDKIRGAFVGLALGDAFGNFIEGQNSSEIDYVLNLFKSDKHSISLDVSDDTEMTILFSESLIINQGFNPEDIANRFIRQPITRTGKTINEFIINYRDRKLEWYKSGVESAGNGAAMRCAPVSFLNYGDYNSLKLMAGIQSTITHVDQMAIASSIALSYSIAYLMNLEPFSIKESEQINDLISAVGDSIKGIETSVYRSRTEDEIENLYTRINIVLPKIIKQQEDMDKVKMKWGSSAYVLESLPYALYAFLKQPNDFEQILNNCIGADDTDTVTSMALTLAGAYIGFKNIHKVYVKKLRNLEEILTLSDRLFELSIKNKLNNPYRRMRDQIRTNNDSPENLQDELDQLIWMAIKHTKQEQFELAVKYFELLIEKNPEFKKNEKLKTNIIEAYEGLGNRFLEKGQFEEALKYFKKALEHDLNHPSILCNLAITYLNLDDLNKAERYSRRAVELAPDFKIGKEVLNAVKSLNKEK
- the pyrB gene encoding aspartate carbamoyltransferase; translation: MNLTGRHLIDPNDFTIEELQKVIDLGLDIYNNPSNYSDICRGKILGTLFYEPSTRTRLSFESAMLRMGGSVLGFSDSNTSSVSKGETIADTIRVLDGYADVLVMRHPREGAPKLASEFSSVPVINGGDGGHQHPTQTLTDLVTIQHYRGKISNLKVAFCGDLLFGRTVHSLLKTLSRFPHISFVLISPEQLKIPSHLRDEIISNTNVEIIETQSLEDHINEVDILYMTRIQKERFFNEEEYVKLKDSYVLCKDKLKNAKEDLLILHPLPRVNEINYDVDSDPRAKYFEQAKLGVYARMALMALVLGVI
- a CDS encoding aspartate carbamoyltransferase regulatory subunit — translated: MLKVTSIERGIVIDHISSGKGLKIFQKLSLDKLNTPVVLLMNVQSKELGKKDIIKIQDFIDLDLRILGLIDPNITINIIEKDQIVEKKKVELPQKVKGLFQCKNPRCITSIDTYVEPEFTLAKNSRRKYKCSYCEELTEYKL
- the proB gene encoding glutamate 5-kinase, whose amino-acid sequence is MIAELLKKSRKIVIKIGSNTLSNDDGTINKEFLDRLSSQVNDLMKLGKQIVIVSSGARIAGVSTIGRWLRKEDIHYKQALCAIGQVELMDAYRREFEKHDIHIGQLLLTRDDFSYGSRTLNIRNTLFTLVDEGVIPIINENDTVCVEEIKIGDNDTLAALTANLWNADLLILFSDIDGVYNKNPKVYADAKFLEIVTDPVELLKNIEIGETNGFGTGGIATKIEAAKTVNSYGIPMILANGKKENILANLINGNERATVFLPKE